One Planctomycetia bacterium genomic window, AGAAACCGCGCTGCCAATAAAATCCCAGCCAGAGTGGCAACAGGAACAATGGGTAGTAAATCGCGCCCGCCGCGAGCCCCATCAAGATGCCGGCGATCGCGGGCCGCCGGTAGCAAAGCAACGCCCAGACCATCAGCGCCGCGGGCAACACGTGGTCGACGCGGCCGGTCATCTGCGCGCTATACGGCAACACGAGATACACGGTCGCGGCAGCTACGCCGGTGCGAATGTTGTCGAAATGCCGGCGCCCCACGAGCACCATGCCAATCACGACTGCGAGGTGCGAAAAAATCGCCATCGTGCGCGCCGTGGCAATGGAAAGCATGTCGAGCTGTTGCGTTTCGGGAACTTCCAGCGGCTCGATGATCGCGCGGCTCGGCATGCTGGGCAGCAAGTGCAGCAGCGGATAGCCGGGGCCAGGCGCGGCGAGTTGCGGATCATGCGTACCGGCGACCTCGTGGTCGAGCATTTTTTCCAGCCGGGGCGGACCGTCGAGATCGTTCACCGTCAATTTCTCCGTGACGACGTTCGTCATCAAGAAGATCAACAGCGAGACGCCCATGAACGTCAACCCGCCGGTCGACAAATTCGGTTCCAGCAGCGGCCGCCGCACCATTTGAGGATCGATCAGCAGCCGCACCAGGAAGAATCCGCCGGTAACGAACAGCAGCAGGAATCCCAACTGCGAAAGCGTGGGATCGCTGCGTTGCGCGAGCAACAGGCCGGGGCCGAACGAAATCAGGCCGACCAGATCCAGGTTCCGGACGCTCCAAAAGCGACCAAACTTAAAAAACACCGTGATCATGATCAGCGAGGATAAATAGACCCACGTCGTGGGATGCATCTCCCAACCAGTGAGAATCTCGCGCATCAGTAGATCCTTTGTGTCAGCCGCGCCCGCCTTGCGCCGCCGTACGCTGGTCGCGTTGGCCCCTGGGGCCATGCATCCGCCCCCCGCGTGGCGGCCTAGCGCAAACGTAAAGAATACGCGCAGGCAGCGAAAATACAAGCACATCTCGAATCGTGCGCCGCCGCCTCGCAGACGCTAAATCGCATCCTCTACAAAGTTTACGACGAGCAGGCCCAGAAGCAAACGGCCAGCCCAATTGTAGGCATTTGCCGTGTCAGAACGTCAAGAAAACGCCCGGGCGGCGCTCATAAGGCATTCATTGACATGCACTTATGACGATGCATCGACATCGGAACGGCGGGCCGGGATGGCACCAAACGCGACGACCGTCGCCCAGGCCAGGACCAGACCAAGTCCGAGCAACGACGGGAGCGCCGGTTCCGCGGTCCGTGCGAAGCACGCCGCCGCGGCCGGGCCGGCCGCTAGAGTGACGCTGACGCGGAACCATTTCGGGGCGTCGCGCGCCACGAAAAAGGCGGTCACTGTGAGCGCGCCGACAAAGGCCACGAAGGCCAACGGCGCGATGCGCCGCCCAACGGCATCGGGCGGCAGCGCGCCGACGGCCCACCACGTGGCCAAGTAGATCGCTACTGCCGCCGCTAACGAGAGATGTCGAATCACCGTTAGCCAGCCGCAGCGCGGCGCTGCTGTTCGTCCTCATTGAAATCGTGACGAATCCGGATCGTCGCGTTCGGCGGCATCCGTCGTTCCGGCGTGAAGCCGCGCTTCCCGGTGGCGAAGAACTCGCAGAACGCCGCCGCGGCGCCGGAGTTGAACTCACGGTTCAACTCTGCCATGGCGTTGTTCCAGGTCAGGCCGCTGCGATAAATCAGCCGGTAGGCTGCTTTCAGTTGCAGGACGTCGGCGGTGGTGAAGCCGCCGCGCCGTAAACCAACTTGATTCAGCCCGACAATCAACGAACTGGTGCCGTCGATGGTGACGTAAGGCGGCACATCCTTCACGATATGCGCTTGCCCGCCGACCATCGCGTTGCGGCCGATCCGGCAGAACTGATGGACGCCGACGGCCCCGGAAACGTAGGCGCGGTCCGCGACTTCCACATGGCCGGCCAACATTGTGTTGTTGGCGACAATCACATTGTTGCCCACCACGCAATCGTGCGCGACATGGACGTTTACCATGAACAGGTTTTGGTCCCCAATCACCGTGGGGTGTTCCGGCGTCATGCCGCGATGGACCGTGACGTTTTCACGGAAGGTGTTCCGCGCGCCGATCACCACGTCGCCGAGCGTCTCCGGCATCTTCAAATGCTGCGGCAGGCCGCCGAGGACGGCGCCTTCGAAGACCTCGTTGTTCGGCCCGAGCCGTGTGCCGGTTTTGATCACCGCCCGGCTGCCGATCTTGCATCCCTCGGCGATTTTCGCCCCGGCTTCGATCACCGCGAAGGGACCGATTTCTACGTCCATTGCCAGGTCAGCCTGAGGGCTTACGACGGCCAGGGGATGAATCTTCACAGCAGGTGTCCTCGTCCTGGGGCCCTTGATGACGCTCCGACGCTTCCGTCGAAAGGTATCGGCCTTGCCGAATGTGACACTAGAGTTGGATTGACCGGTGCTGCCGACTTTACCAGGTTTGCCGAAGTTGCCGCCGTGGTTCGCATCTCGGCCCCCTGCGCGTCACGCCGCCCAGCGGTAGAATGTGCCGAAATCCCCCGGAACACCGCCACTCTCCCGAAAGCGCCCGCGTTATGCCAACCAGTCACGAGCTCTATGACGAGGCCGATCGCCTCAAGGATCAAGGCAAACTCGATGAAGCCGCGGCGAAGATGCTGGAAATCACCGTTCAAGACCCGCCGTTCGCGTTGGCACATGCGGCGCTCGCGGTGATTCTCGGCCGCCTGGGACGCCACGAGGATGCGATCGAGCATGGCCGCAAGGTTTGCGAACTGCAGCCCGACGACGCCTTCAGCTACACGGCGCTCAGCGTCACGTACCAGCGCGCCTACGCCGGCACCGGCAACATGACGTATATCCGCGACGCCGAAGATGCGATGGCCAAGTCGCGCACGGTGCAGGGACACTGAAAGCAACGCCATGATCGCGCTGGAACGACTCGCCGAATTGGTGGCCGCGTTTCCCCGGCTCACCATTGGGTTAGTCGGGGACTTGTTCCTCGATCGCTACTTGCACCTGGAGCCCGGTTGGCACGAGCTATCGATCGAGACCGGACTCGAGGCCTATCAAATCACCTCGGTGCGCAACAGCCCCGGAGCGCTCGGTACGGTGATGAATAACCTGGCGGCGCTCGGCGTTGGGCGCCTCGTGCCCACGACCGTCGTCGGAGACGACGGCGCCAGCTACGACCTGCTGAAAGAGCTGAACAAGCTGCCGGTGGAAGTCTCGCACATCGTGCGCGACGCGGAGCGGCTCACGCCGACCTACACCAAACCGTTGCGGCGCGACGAACAAGGAACGTGGCGCGAGTTGAATCGCCTCGATCTGCGCAACAACCGTCCGCTGTCGCCGGCGAGTGAAGAGCGATTACTGGCCGAATTGGAACAAGTGTTCCGCACGACCGACGGTTTGATCGTACTCGATCAAGTCAACGAAGAAGGTTGGGGCGTGATCAACCCGCGCGTGCGCGAGCGATTGAAGGAACTGGCCGCGCGGCACCCGGACAAATTGATGTTCATCGACAGCCGTCGGCACATCGATCGCTTCACCGCCGGCGTGTTGAAGCCCAATCGCGTGGAATGCCTGCACGCGATGGGCCTGCCGACGCCGGCCGAGGGCGCACCAATTCCGCGCGCGATCCTGGACGACGCGGCGCGCGGACTCGCGCAGCGGACCGGGCGACCGTTGTTCTGCACGATGAGCGAGGAAGGCATCCTCGTCGTGCGCCCGGACGGCGAAGCGATGCGCGTGCCGTCGTTCCCCGTTTCCGGACCGATTGATATTGTCGGCGCAGGGGACAGTGCCACAGCCGGCATCGTGGCTTCGCTGCTTTCCGGCGCAACGCCGGTGGAAGCCGCGGCCGTGGGAAATCTGGTCGCTTCGATTACCATTCAACAGCTCGGCGCCACTGGCACGGCGACGCCGGAGCAGCTCTTGGCGCGCGGGGCGGAAGCCACGCGTCTCACGGCGCCGGCACAATGAGTTGAAAGCCGACCATGGACCATGCCGCCTACGACCTGCGCGACGCTCAGCAGCGTTGTTTCAGTTTCGTCGGCTTCGCGTTCCTGTTGAGCTGGACCGTTTGGGCCGGACTCTGGGCGCCGGGCGTGCATCGCCTGCCGGTTGTGCCCACGGCGATCATGATCGTCGGCCTTTGGGGCCCGGCACTGGCGACGAAACTGACGCACCTGCTGTTTCGTTCACGGCGCGCT contains:
- the lpxA gene encoding acyl-ACP--UDP-N-acetylglucosamine O-acyltransferase; translation: MKIHPLAVVSPQADLAMDVEIGPFAVIEAGAKIAEGCKIGSRAVIKTGTRLGPNNEVFEGAVLGGLPQHLKMPETLGDVVIGARNTFRENVTVHRGMTPEHPTVIGDQNLFMVNVHVAHDCVVGNNVIVANNTMLAGHVEVADRAYVSGAVGVHQFCRIGRNAMVGGQAHIVKDVPPYVTIDGTSSLIVGLNQVGLRRGGFTTADVLQLKAAYRLIYRSGLTWNNAMAELNREFNSGAAAAFCEFFATGKRGFTPERRMPPNATIRIRHDFNEDEQQRRAAAG
- a CDS encoding tetratricopeptide repeat protein — its product is MPTSHELYDEADRLKDQGKLDEAAAKMLEITVQDPPFALAHAALAVILGRLGRHEDAIEHGRKVCELQPDDAFSYTALSVTYQRAYAGTGNMTYIRDAEDAMAKSRTVQGH
- a CDS encoding PfkB family carbohydrate kinase → MIALERLAELVAAFPRLTIGLVGDLFLDRYLHLEPGWHELSIETGLEAYQITSVRNSPGALGTVMNNLAALGVGRLVPTTVVGDDGASYDLLKELNKLPVEVSHIVRDAERLTPTYTKPLRRDEQGTWRELNRLDLRNNRPLSPASEERLLAELEQVFRTTDGLIVLDQVNEEGWGVINPRVRERLKELAARHPDKLMFIDSRRHIDRFTAGVLKPNRVECLHAMGLPTPAEGAPIPRAILDDAARGLAQRTGRPLFCTMSEEGILVVRPDGEAMRVPSFPVSGPIDIVGAGDSATAGIVASLLSGATPVEAAAVGNLVASITIQQLGATGTATPEQLLARGAEATRLTAPAQ